DNA from Ruficoccus amylovorans:
CGCCCGCATCGACTCGATCCTGTCGAAGTTCAACGTCCCCCTGCCCATGTACGTCGGGGACGTTATCCCGCGCGTGGAGGACATCATGCGCCGCGACATCCGCAAGACCCATGTGGACGCGACCTGCGCCGAGGCGCTTGACCTGATCGACCGCTACGACATCCGCGCGCTCCCCGTCGTCGATGACAACGAGCATGTCGTCGGCGTGGTTTCGATCTTCGACCTGGGCGAGTTTTTCATCCCCAAGCCGGCCGAGCCGCGCAAGATGCGCCACGTCCACACCAGCATCGACAACATCGTCAAGGCGCTCCAGGCCGACGTCATCAACATGGTCGAACCCGAGCGCGTGGAGGACCTCTTTGTCCGGATCGCGGCCATGGACCTGCGCTCCTTTGGCAAGTTCACCAAGACCGAGGACATCTGCCCCGAGCAGAGCATCATCATCGTGGGCGACCGCTACGACATCCAGCAGCGCTCGATCCAGAGCGGCGTGCGCCTGCTCGTCGTCACCGGCGGACTGGAGATCGACGACGATGTCGTGCAGATGGCGAAGGAGAAAAACATCGGCCTCATCGTCAGCCGCTTCGACTCGGCCACGACCTCGTGGATCATCCGCACCGCGACCGAGCTGGGGCCGCTCGTTGACAGCAAGAACATCACCACTTTCGACCGCGAGGAAAAGCTCAGCGTGGTCCGCCGCCGCATCGCCCAGAACAACTCCCCCATCTACTGCGTGGTGGACGACTCGGGCCGTCTGGAAGGCGTTTTCACCAAGACCGATCTGCTCAAGCCCGTCAACACCCGGCTCGTGCTGGTGGACCACAACGAGCTGGGCCAGGCCGTCAACGGCGCGGGCGAGGTCAACATCGTCGAGATCGTGGACCACCACCGCCTCGGCAATCCGCCCACCGCGCAGCCGATCCTGTTCCGCAACGAGATCATCGGCTCGACCTGCAGCATCATCGCCGAGCTTTACCGCAGTCGCGGGATCGACCCCACCCCGCAGATCGCCGGGGTGCTCATGGGCGGGATCATTTCCGACACGCTCAACCTCCAGAGCCCGACCACGACCGAGCGCGACGCAAACCTCCTGCCCTGGCTCTCGAAGATCGCCGGGGTCG
Protein-coding regions in this window:
- a CDS encoding putative manganese-dependent inorganic diphosphatase: MSASTYIIGHKNPDADAICSAIAYAAFKEATGESGYVAARCGNSNARIDSILSKFNVPLPMYVGDVIPRVEDIMRRDIRKTHVDATCAEALDLIDRYDIRALPVVDDNEHVVGVVSIFDLGEFFIPKPAEPRKMRHVHTSIDNIVKALQADVINMVEPERVEDLFVRIAAMDLRSFGKFTKTEDICPEQSIIIVGDRYDIQQRSIQSGVRLLVVTGGLEIDDDVVQMAKEKNIGLIVSRFDSATTSWIIRTATELGPLVDSKNITTFDREEKLSVVRRRIAQNNSPIYCVVDDSGRLEGVFTKTDLLKPVNTRLVLVDHNELGQAVNGAGEVNIVEIVDHHRLGNPPTAQPILFRNEIIGSTCSIIAELYRSRGIDPTPQIAGVLMGGIISDTLNLQSPTTTERDANLLPWLSKIAGVETDALATLIFTAGSIVVSESPEKVITSDCKQYEQGEIRYSVSQVEELGFNNFWKKSADIQQALSDYQTQEGLSFSCLLVTDINTQNSLLLVEGDEACIEQISFSPVGSSHHIFELPGIVSRKKQVIPYFSNLLSGMGVAAGG